The DNA region GCACACTTCAGAACATAAACCGTAACAGAAACTCGTAATTCCAAGTGGCTAATTAGCTAAACCTGATCTAGATATGCTGCTggaacttaaaaatgaaaaaccataaaatttttattcaaaaatttaaaaatcatatttccaTTGAAAATCCAAATTCCCAGCTTCCCTTTGAAAAGTCAGCTTTGGCACCAAGCCAACATTCCTTTGCAGCAACCATTAGCGAGGGTGGAGAGGGGTGTCCCACTCCAGCTGCATAGGAAGCTTTCCAGACAGCAGGCCATGGACACCTTGGAAAAACCTATGCTACAGGGACACCTCACCACCAACCACAACCCCCAGAGATCGCTGTACATCTAGTTTCACACCATCTTCTATCACTGGGTAACTTCTAGAACTTTGCCATAGGTTGCAGCACATTTACCctgaaattttaagttttaagtatTTAAGTATTAAGTTAGATCTGTTCTACCTCGTCACTACTGAGCACCGGCAGATACATGGTTTGGAAACTAACGTGAAGGCCAAGGAGAGTTGGTCAGAGCATGTGTCAAATCCGCCACCGGTCAGCTGAACAGAACTTTCTTCAGGCCCCAAGGACACCAGTGACTTCGTTCCTTTGGGATGACCTGAAAGCACCGGCCTATCCCTCACCAGCTGCTGGCCACACACTGGGCTTGCTCTGGACTAGATGGGATGGTGAAAACAGGTGCTGTAGGGGACCCGGACATTCCGCAATGGAGTCCTTTTGGAGGGCCTTGCTTTATAACAGGCGCGGGGCATTAAAATCGGCGGCACTGTGTTCCTTACAAAGACGACTGTGCCATCTGAAGGCTTCTTTTATCTCAGTCTCCAGATGAACATGTCGATAAAGCTGCTCTTCCCAAGCAGCCCCATCTCTTGACTGAGAACACACTGACAGCTACGGTTATTTCCAGCTCCTCTGCCATTGCTCATCTTCAACGTTCTGCCTGACTTCAGCCCCTAGTGCCTACTGGAAAGAAACTTAACAGTCGGTCAAAAGGTCTGTGCCCACTAACAGAGATCTTCTGAGCTGCCCCTCAGGAAGCCTGACTACGGAGACTCCACTATCTAGGCCACACACCAGCTCTAAGAGACAGAGGGCAGCTTCCAGCCAGGGAAGTGGGGCCACCCTTGGAGGGAGCAGAGAAGGTGATATGCTTACTGGAAATGCCCTGAACACAGCCAGTGAGAACCCAGCCTCTCTGATGCCCTGATGAGGACCCATGGGACGCCTCCTCTCCCTGGCCAGCAACTCCCCAGGGCTGCAGAGTTCTGAGTGTAACAATCACCACATGGATGGCATCCCCCATGCTGACTGGCATACACTTATCTAAAGGATGGCTGAAAGGGTTCTGAAGAATCCAAGGGCTAGACTGAAGTCACATACAAGATGTGCccaaccccaccctccaccccccacccagtACCTCAGAAGACAGCCTGAGACATTAGTAATATTCACAGCCCTGTGCACTGGCCTTTACTTGCTTATATCTGCAATGCCCACCCACTCTTACTGTAGTAAACTCCATTTGATCAACAATGAAACGGAGCTGGGCAcggtggcggacgcctttaatcccagcactcagatggcaTAGACAGTCATCTTTATaaaggagtctgaggccagcccagtctacatagtgagttctagaatagccaaggctacatagtgagaccctgcctaacaaaacaaaaaggaaagaaagacaccaAAGCTTACAGAGATGAGGAGCTTGCCAAGCTCACCGTCAGACTGTCCGTCACAGTCTAGGCTGAGGCCTTCGTCACACTGGTGCCAGTTGGTCCACAATCCCATCACACAAGGGGGGTCCTGAGCAGGAGACAGCAGGCCCTATCCCTAAGGAATTTACAGTGCCATAAGGAATAAGCCAAGTTAAATGCTACAGGTGCCACCAGAGCGGATTCTAGGGGGAGGGACACAAGGCCAGTTACAGATCCTGAATAACAAGGGCATGGAAGAGCCCCAGGAGATCAGAAGGACCGCTCTACAGCCTGCTtctgagagacagaaggaaatgaaCCTTTGACAAGAGCCAGAGGGAAGAGGCCAAGAGGCCGGCAAGGCAGACCAGCCGTGGAGGACACAGAGTGGAAATGGTGCAGGTTGGTagtggctctctcttctctgGGCACTTTCTGCGGCATTGGCCTCATGACAGAGCGGCTGCACCGAACAAGAGAGGCAGCTCTCTAAGAGGGGTGCAAGTGGCCAGTCCACCCAGATCGCTCATAACCCGCTGCAGGAGGATGACACAGACATAAAagtaggtgtgtgtcaccaacaCAGATGTATCGCACGTACAGGAGGCCTAGAAGGAATGCAAGGGACATGAAGACATCCTCAGGAAGACACGGGCATCAGACAAATACTAAAAAGGTCTGGCAGACATAACAGGGTGCAGGGGACTTGGGGCAGGAAAAGAAACGGCTTCATTAACGCAGAGAGTTCAAATAAAAAGGGAAACGTCCTGAGGAAAGTGTATACGATTACACAAGGACATTGAGCAACAGCAGGTGAGGAGAGAATTAGCTCTCTTTCCACACTTTCCACACACGGCTCTGGAGGAGGTTCCTGGTCAGCAGGAAGGCACATGGGTGCTGTGAAGGGCAAGGCATCCAACGGCCATCCTTCATAGGTTGTGGGCCTGACCTTAGGCCAATGTTTCTCAGACCATACAGTGAGAATGGATGGAGTGGGTCCTCCCCCAAGGCCAGAAGGTCACCAGTAGACTTCCAGCACTTTCTACATATGAAGCTGTGCCTACAGTCATGACTGTCCTGTGGCGGGGTCACATGGCCGAGAGTACATTAGGAATCTTATGTTTTCCTACTCCTATGATTACCAAACTACTGGACTGCACTGTGTACTGGGGTTTATGCCTTACTTTATTAAATACTTAAAGAATACTCccaccattttttgtttgtttgtttcctgttttctcagcactggggatcaaacccacgGCCTTTTGCATGCTAGGGAAGCAGCCTACCGTTAGGCTAAGTGCTAAGCTCTGCTtcttatctttttcatttttaatcacgtgtgtctgtgtggttatGTACCGTGTGTATACAGGCACctctggagtccagaagaggatacgggatcccctggagctgggagtTCGGGAGGCCTTGAGCCGCCAGGTGCATGTAGAGgaaacctaactcaggtcctccggaacAGTACGTGCTCTtcgccactaagccatctctccagccccatacactGTAGTTTTATAACCTTTTAGTTATAAGAAGTACCTGAAACATTTGACCCAGATCTCCTCCTCTGATGGGGATGGGGAATATGGGGGAGGGGGCCGTCAAAATGTAGGTTCCTTGGCCCTCATTTCTAGGACTGGCTAGAGCCAGggaacaccatttttttttttttttttttttttttttttttttgtgacagccCCAAGTGATTTTGACACAAATGGTCTCAGCCACACTGTGGAAAGCCACGCAGCGGCAACAGGGAAGCCCTGACAACTTATAAATGAGGAAGTGACAGGTAAGTGCCACACTCTTCCAAGTTTGCGGGTGGATGTGTCTATTAGTGTCAGAGGCAGGGCCCAAGGACAATGGTTCGTAAGAGTGAgtaggaagcaggaggatgaaaaGGGAAGAATCCACTTATCTCTCCAGCTGTGCGGAGAGGAAGAGACTATGGGAAGGTGTGTCCCGGGCCGGCCGGAGCTCATCCTGTATCCTTCAGGGACAGAGAAGCTGGGTGGTCATGGTCCTGGGTGGTACCTATGTGTCCCTCCAAATCCCCTCCTGGCTCTGTCCTGTGCCCCCAGAGCATCATCCCATCCTCTGAAGgatgagaggaaggggagagatgcCAGGCCCCCCAGACTCACTCCAGGTTGAGCCCTTCGGTCAGAGACCTCAACACCTTCCCTCCTGCAAGCACCCTGCTCCTCAACCGCTCTCCTCCTGGGGctctgccccttccttcctcatCCCTGCACACATGGGGCAACTGATCTGGAAATCCCATGCTTCCCTGTTGCTTTCCTCATGCCTACCACGTCTTCCTAAGCACTTCTTATTATCTACCAGAACCTGAGGGGCACACGCAACAGCAGGCTGAACATACACTGCAGAAGTTGGCCACGCCTACAATGCTCCCAGTTCCAATAAGAAACCGGTCACATGAGAGGAGATCAGCAAGGGCCTGTATGTAGGTGCTCCGGAGATGGGCTGGGAAGGATGGCTCGCTTTCTGATCAGCAATGAGAGGGACATGTCATTGCTGACACTGAGGAGTGAGAGAGACATGCGGCTGGTACCTGTGAATTGGAGCCTCCTGAACCCCAATTCTAACCCTCCACACAGCAGCTTTTCCAGCGACTGAAGGGTTTCACTCTTCACCCATCTCATTCCCAGCATCACTGAACGCTCTCTCTTCTGAGGCTCGTATTTTGAAAGAAATCCTACAAAATTCGATTGTGGCAGAATCCCACCTGTTAAACTGGGCGGCAAGCAAAAGCCGTGTGAGGGACTTTGAGTACTTCCCGTCAGCGGCGCCTCACCTAGTGAGCAGAGACCAGGGTTATCTGCACCTCCACAGGCAGGACCATCGGAAGGAACACTATCAGTCACAAAGAACTCTGaagcagtcaggaggcagcaaAGACATGTTTAACTCCAAATTTACAAGTAGGTGTTCATCCTACTTCAATCACTGTGTGGATACAAAACCTGACCAGAGCTTCCCAGTGTCCTTCTCCAAGGAAGTCCTGAAGATTAAAAATGCaattctcaaaatgaaaatataaaatccaaGAATTTCATAATTAAGGGGAAACTGTGCATCAAACATCTATGGGAGTCAGGTGGTTACACCGATTATGTATTTTACAACAATCTATGAAGGCACAGCATTTATTTACTCTAATTTCTAAGGAAATTTGGACTTAAGAAGGCACAATACAGCCCAGTGTGGAGGTgtgcacctttgatcccagcactagggaggcagaggcaggcggatctctgagtgtgaggccagcctggtctacagagggagttccaggacagtcagggctacagagatcctaccaaaaaaaaaaaaaatctaaagcaagagagacagagagagagagagagagagagagagagagagccatgaaCAAGCAAACACAGTAACTGCCCAAAAGCAAGCAGTGGGCAGAGCAAGACCCCGACCCTACTCAGGGAACCCCAAGCCCCTACCGCCACACTAACAATGTTAATGAAGAGGCGGGGGCAGAATACAGGGACCTGACATTTAACAGCATTTCAGGGCATGTGTCTTCTCCTTCAGGTTAAACTTCAGGCAGCTTCAACTCTTTACTGCTCAAACTTCCTCAAATTATTAGTCCACTTTCCTCCCCTAACTCTTGATTTATATCCCTCCACGTTTCGGGCCTCTTTATCAGTTCCTAAACACAAAGTCATGGGGCTTTAAGGTCGGCACCCATTTTACACAGGAAGCAGCATTTATATGAAGTGACATTTCTAAAACTGTTCAGGGACAGGGTGATTCCAGACCCACATCCCTTCCTGGCTGGAAGGATTCTTCCCCACCTCCTGTCACTGCTTCCAGGTCCTTATGATAGAGACGGACCCTTTCAAGTGTACAACTAGTCAAGCTCTTCAGTAGTGGGCAGAGCAAGACAGAGAAGCTCCACAGGCAGCCCGGAGCTCACCCTAGAGCACGCAACCTTCTACTGCATTGTCAACCTAGACAACAGTCCCTTCATTTCCTTCATCTGTGAAAGGATTCGTCACAGTTCAGACCTATCAGGGGACTTCAAAAGCCAACCTTAAGCTACCTCTTCCCTAAAATGCCACTTCTTTGGTTGTCTGcgtgagggagaaggggacttAGGAGGAAAAGTCAATCAACAAACTGACCAAAAAGAGCAAAGATTTCCTAAGCCTttccacttcacacacacacacacacacacacacacacacacacacacacacacactcttccccCATCCCAACCATGATCAACAGCATACTGATACTTGGAACTTCAGACGGTTCTCTCTCATCCTCACTTTCACTGCCAAGAGGATCAGTTCTGAAACAAAGATACATTCAAAGCACTCCTCCCACGGTAAAGCTAACAAACACACTCAAGAGCACACACATGGGTgcgtgtgcatgtgaatgtgaatTCAGATTTGAATTCTGACTTCCGGGGGTATGAGGATTCTACTGAATGACGTGGGATTCATGGGAAAGTTTCACAGACTCTCAAAAGTGGGGCATTATGGTTACCACTGGACTCCTAACAGCTCCTCCCCACCcatctttttccccttccttcaaaTGTTTCAGAACACCAAGAGTCCCCACGACTTGTCTTCTCCCTATCTCAAGAGTCTGTCACATGATCTATAGACCAATGACTGCTGGGTCGAGGGCTGCTCCAAGGCTCATCTCTAACTAGAGTACTGTCTGTTAGAGTTCATCTGCCCAGAGTACTAGCCTGGCTATTTACCCCAGTTTCATAGTAATTAGCATCGTGGGGGGAGGggtaaggagggaggaagaaaggaaggtaaaaagagTCACAACCAGAAAGCAATCTCATGACAACTCAGAGCAAGGCAAAGCAGATGTAATAGACGGTAGAAGATGctgaaatacattatatataggCTGGTCATCTGGGACAttattcttagtttctttttggtACCTGCTGTGGACTCTAAAAGCCCACATCAGCAACTTGTAAGGAACACAAGTCCCATGATAGGAAGACACCTGACCTCTCCTGGGTCTCACACAGTCGCTCTTTTCCTTTGGTACAGCTAGTCCTCAAATCCCCCTCTCCACACATCCCTTTAATCAGACCTCCAGAATTACATTAGAAATAAAGTCACTTGGgaagcaggacccagagagagaaACATCAGAGGCCAAGTACTTCCTATCGTAAAGAATCTTGTAACTGCCCAGACTCCATTATTTCAATTTAAGGGCTACTGAACATCACTACCTCAAGGTCATTCCGAAATTCTTCGTAGAGATAAAGATTCAGGAGCCTAAGGCAAGACTTTCTGCTCCTTTGCCTGATAACATAAAATCTCCTCCTGCTACCTTAGCAGCCAGGGGCACTCTGGGGTTCTAAGTGTACCAAGTCAACACAATAGTAAAAAGTTCACATTTTATTACTTCCTAAAACAATTGCTTTCATAATTTCCTAAATTTTCTAAACACTGTTAATTGGCACACACCAAATGAACACACTAGCAAGTTACAGTCTTTCACTTCCTggcctgtccccccaccccaccccccacccccaccccaccccatccccattgAATTACATTATTTGACTACAGCTGAGTCTTGGGCTTCCTTTCAACTTGGATTCAACTATTCACGTGTCATAAAACTTCTCTGGTTAGCTTAATGTTAAAATGTCTGTCTAACTTTATCATGTGAGGTTTTAATACCTCCAAGAACTTTGCTAATGACTTAAGAGTCAACTTTTTGGTAATTCACAGAAATAATTGCCGCTACAAAAAGTACAGATTGTGTGGTATTAACCTAACATTCTTAAGACTTgcttacagccgggcggtggtggcaaacgcctttaatcccagcactcgggaggcagagccaggcggatctctgtgagttcaaggccagcctgggctaccaagtgagttccaggaaaggcgcaaagctacacagagaaaccctgtctcgaaaaaccaaaaaaaaaaaaaaaagacttgcttACCACACAGCCAATAACTGTATTATACAAATGGCTATGTAAACTCGGGGTACCACAAACTTCAGAGTACCCCAGAGGATGAAGATTGTCCAAGGTGCCAAGCCAAAGTCACAATCTCAATTCAAGTCACCTTCCTTGATCCTCCTGCATACGTAAGTTCTACAAAGAACTTTCTCTGGACTGCTGAGATGTTTAAAGGAGCTTATGAATATTagattacttttaaaagttatgaTCCTTTATAGAAATCTAGAGGTATTAGCATGGTAGAGCTaaggcagagagaacacacaaTTATCTGCCTCCCCAAAAGAATAAGAAGGTGTAAGCCTCTCTCTTGTTTCTCATtagcaagaaaaatatttcaacagATCCTGCCCTCCATTTGCTGGTAGGCTGGCAACAACCTATTTAAGTCAGAGATGTAACACACCTAAAGGTCATGTGCCACAATTCCATTTAGGAAATAGTGAGACTCCTCCACGGGACTGAGAATACCCAAAGCTTTCCATTCCAATCAACTTAATAAATAAAGACTAATTCTATGTATTAAAAGGATCATCTCACTTAGGGCACTCTAATGATCTATTACCATAACACCTTGAACACAACTGCTGTTCAAATTATGTGGAGGATATTTCACTATTAATCAAAAGTTACCAGTATGATAAAGGAAAGAATTCAGATCTGAACTCTGGGAAGAACTGTTTAACCCTCCTTCGACATAATTCAGCGTTATCTTATTTTAAACAGTGGAGCACAAAGCTGTGAGCACAGTGTTGAGCCCAGATGTCACCTCCAACTTCAGGCCAGAGAGGGAGGAATTCTGTGTTCTAAAGGAAACCCTTAAGACCTCAACAGCAGCCAGTCAGGCTGAGGGCAGAGAGCCAGCATCTCTTGGAAAGTGCAAACACCTCCAGATCAGAAACAATGTTAAGCAAGATCTCCAAAGTCAATTACCTTCAGCCCTGGGGCTAGACCAACCATCTAACCGTACCCCACCAACAACTTTcccagacctctctctctctcaggacatACTTCCAAAGTTCCTTTGCTCAATAAAAATGGCGCTGCTTTCTCCATCCCAATACTGTTTATTTCTCGGTAATCCTGAGGCCCTTTAAACAATCAAATTCTACTGGCCTCATTTAAATGCCAGCCCTCCCTAGTGTCAAACGCTTTCCCTGAGGGTAGGGTGAGGGGACAGGATGGCTGCTCCTATCCACAGCTGCAACTTTTTCACCAGAAACCTTGGCATCATGAACTCACTTCTGACTTCTCTTCATAACctgccttcccccccaccccccaaactgTTGCCTCTCAGTCTCTCGAGTCACACACTTCAATGCAAACTGTCCCCAAGTGCAGGATCTCTTAAGCCCCATCCATCGACGCCGTATCCTGGGCACTCGACACTCAGACCATTCTCAGCCTCCCGGCGTCCGATACCCCGCAGCCGTCCCCGGGTCCACCGGCCCTAAGGACTCCGGGGTCCGGTGCCCGGTGGCCGGGCAGCGACAGCATGAACACGCGCACGTCTGTCTAGCCCTCCCCGGCGGGCTGTCGCCGAGCCTCCGCCCGCGCCCACCCCCGCCCGGGGCGGCGATGGGGGGCTGGGTGGGCACCGAGGCATCAGCCAGAGAGACAGGCGAAGGGACAAGGCCAGCTGCGCGCCCCCGCCCCGCCGGAGCCGGGCACAGCGGGCCCggccccagcccccaccctgctCCCGCCCGGGTGGCACCACGGCCGGCAGGGGCGGCCAGGGCACGACGCCCCGGACGCCGGTACCTGATCGATGGGCAGCTGCACGGCGTTGCTGAGAGGCTGCAGCAGGGTGGAGCCCgtggtgctggtggtggccaTGGCCGGGCCTCGGCGCTGCGCTCGCCCGTCCGCCCGTCCGCCCGTGCGCCCGTGcgcccgctcgctcgctcgctcgctccgGCCAGTCGCCGCTCGCTCTCCCTGTGCCGCCGAGCTACGCCGAGGATGGGGATGCAGCGGCGCGCCCGCCCCTCGGCCGCTCGCGGTCGGAGCCGCCGCGCGGGGAGGGGCCGTGGGCGGGGCCTCGCGGCGGTCCCGCCCATTGCGTGGCGCCCCGCCCACCCACCCGCGCAGCCCGCCCGCCGGCTCacgccgctgccgccgggccgcCCGGTTTCCAGCAGCTTCCAGCGGGggagccccctccccaccccgcgcGCTCGCGCGCCCGACAACCCCGCGGCCCAATGGCGGCGCGGCGCCCCGACTCCCGCAGCCAATCAGAGGGCGCCTGCCTCGGCCGCGCCCCTCCTCCGTGCTGGTGGTCGGAGCGGGAAGGGGGGGGGTACACCCGGGGAGAGGGGCCGAGGCTCGACCGCGACGGTCGCCCGAGGGCGAGCGCGAGCCGTGCTCGCCGGTgcggggaggtgggaaggggggcgTGTGAAGgcggctctgcctctgcctcccgctcGCTTCCTTTCCCGGGAATGGTGGGCGccgtccccacccctcccctcccggGCGGACAACAAAGGGGCTGGGGGTGGCGGCCAGACAAAGAGGGGAGAGGACTTGGAGGGATGCAGGCGCTGGAGGAGGAAGttgggaacaacaacaacaaaaaaaaaagcagctaggGGGCTGGGAACTGCACGGCGACGCACCGCGGGGAcacctcccacccctacccccccccccaaaaaaaaatgcctttgtcTCCCGTGCTGCCCAAAGTTGCGGAAATCCGGGTGGGCCAGCCTCCCTCCCGGACCCGACGACGACGCCCGCTCGCACCGCGCCTCCAGCCGAGTGAGTGGGGAACGGGGTCGGACCTGGGCAGCCACCCAGGTGAAAGCCACCGCAGGAGCCAGCAGTCAAGGCCCCGCCTCCTCAGAGGAAAGGCTGCTCGCTGGTAAGCATCCCTTCTTCGCGTGCCGGGTGAGCATCCCTGCCCAGATGTGCATCCTACTGCGTCCACACCTTCTGCCCCTGCAAACGGAAtgcttccttccccctcccacttAACGACAGCCGGCCGTGTGGACACCCCTGGAAAAATGCTCCGACGTCGTCCTCTCCAACCATCCCAGGATGTGGAAttgggaggggggcggggggtgatCGCTAATAtttaacggggggggggggggttaaacgTGCTGTAAACACTGCTTTTAAAGGCAGTCGTGTTTGAGCCTCCACAGCAGCCGCGTGAGGTGGGTAGTGTTAACCGTCTTCAATCTAACGAGGAAATTTAATTTCGGAAAAATTACATAACTTAACCAAGAGCGGAGGGGGGGGGATCCAAATATTTTAGCCCTAGTTCTGACCTCTTAAACCTAAGGCCTTTCACCCTTGGGCTTAACATCCACTCCAGAACAGCCATCAACTACAGGTATACCTCTTCCTCAAGGACCACTCCAGTGTCTTCAACAGTGAGAGCACAAACAGTGCTTCAGGGAACCTGGCTGTGGACTCAGCTGTCTGAAAAAGGGCTGATTGAATTAGTCAGGACAGTCTCTTCCTGCCTGACGCTCTCTGGGTGGGCAACTGAGTCCTAGGAAGGtcgtttgttgtttgtttgtttgtttgtttgttagtctCTGATAGATAagaggatggaaagaaaaaattcaaatgagaTCTTTCCTATTTGATGTAGGGTTGCAGTTAGTACTTGGGACCAATTAGAAGGCAAACCTGTTCAATAATGCTAAAATAGTCCCCAAATCTGGACCTGTCTATTCATATAACCTTGGAGGAaggaccactttttttttctcttttctccacttTGGGGAAGTGTAGAGGAAGTGTACAGGTGGCCTAACACACAAActgaagggaaaaaattaaaataccacGTTAAAAGCTTGAAAAGTGGGTGTTAGAAACATATTGCAACCTAAAGTAGGCAGCATAAAGATACGATCCCAGAACAAATACTGTCTACCAAAGCAGTTATGTCAGGCTGCATTATCTTTTTAGAACAAGACAGAACATAGTTTCTGTTGGGGGTAGGGGGGTGACTCCTTTATAAAAGAGGTCTGACTGGGAGTGCCATCCTCAGCCGCTTGCCCCAAGGGAAGCAGACAAAAGTAATGATGCAAAGTCAGGGGAGGATTGTAATCGAAACGGCTACTTTGGAATGATGGAAGTAAGTCCATCTTTGGGGTCGTGGTGTACACTTTAAGTAGAGGGAACATTAGGACAAGGGGCAGGAAGTACGCATAATTAAGCATACCTGTGGTCTCCTAGATGGTTATCTCAGTTCTGGTTCCACAGAAATGGCCCTAGGTAAGACCTTGTTGCTTGGTGGGACAATCAGGTTTGCTTTAGGGTGATGTCTTGGGATACATTGTCTACTAGCCTCTGTGTTCCTTGAGTCAATGGTGCCTGTAGGATTGGGACATGACTGGAGACGTGGGCACTTTTTGGGACAAGATATTGTAAAAGCAGccg from Peromyscus leucopus breed LL Stock chromosome 22, UCI_PerLeu_2.1, whole genome shotgun sequence includes:
- the LOC114709774 gene encoding dapper homolog 3-like; the encoded protein is MGMQRRARPSAARGRSRRAGRGRGRGLAAVPPIAWRPAHPPAQPARRLTPLPPGRPVSSSFQRGSPLPTPRARAPDNPAAQWRRGAPTPAANQRAPASAAPLLRAGGRSGKGGGTPGERGRGSTATVARGRARAVLAGAGRWEGGRVKAALPLPPARFLSREWWAPSPPLPSRADNKGAGGGGQTKRGEDLEGCRRWRRKLGTTTTKKKAARGLGTARRRTAGTPPTPTPPPKKKCLCLPCCPKLRKSGWASLPPGPDDDARSHRASSRVSGERGRTWAATQVKATAGASSQGPASSEERLLAGTT